A window of the Streptomyces griseochromogenes genome harbors these coding sequences:
- a CDS encoding ParA family protein: MPVRGHGPAGFEAVGSVAVRTFAAHQSPGPQTARTAHQSMDGHHVNAMAGDGSGAPHNHFADYDELPEGHFYDPDAEYEPDPEYAATLAPDAARQRRERIGPTGRPLPYFPIPGPLTDHGPAKIIAMCNQKGGVGKTTSTINLGAALAEYGRRVLLVDFDPQGALSVGLGVNPMELDLTVYNLLMERGMSADEVLLKTAVPNMDLLPSNIDLSAAEVQLVSEVARESTLQRALKPLLPDYDYIVIDCQPSLGLLTVNALTAAHKVIVPLECEFFALRGVALLTETIEKVQERLNPELELDGILATMYDSRTVHSREVLARVVEAFDDHVYHTVIGRTVRFPETTVAGEPITTYASNSVGAAAYRQLAREVLARCHAE, translated from the coding sequence ATGCCTGTACGGGGCCATGGCCCCGCGGGATTCGAGGCTGTCGGCTCCGTAGCAGTGCGCACCTTCGCAGCCCACCAGAGTCCGGGGCCACAGACCGCCCGGACAGCACACCAGAGCATGGATGGCCATCACGTGAACGCCATGGCCGGCGACGGAAGTGGCGCGCCCCACAACCACTTCGCCGACTACGACGAACTGCCCGAGGGGCACTTCTACGACCCCGACGCCGAGTACGAGCCCGACCCGGAGTACGCGGCCACGCTCGCGCCCGACGCGGCCCGCCAGCGCCGTGAGCGCATCGGTCCGACCGGACGCCCGCTGCCGTACTTCCCGATTCCGGGCCCGCTGACCGACCACGGCCCCGCGAAGATCATCGCGATGTGCAACCAGAAGGGCGGCGTCGGCAAGACGACGTCGACCATCAACCTGGGTGCCGCGCTCGCGGAGTACGGCCGGCGCGTGCTGCTCGTGGACTTCGACCCGCAGGGCGCGCTGTCGGTGGGTCTCGGCGTCAATCCGATGGAGCTCGACCTCACCGTCTACAACCTGCTCATGGAGCGGGGCATGTCCGCGGACGAGGTCCTGCTGAAGACGGCGGTCCCCAACATGGACCTGCTGCCCTCCAACATCGACCTGTCGGCCGCCGAGGTCCAGCTGGTCTCCGAGGTCGCGCGCGAGTCGACCCTGCAGCGGGCGCTCAAGCCGCTGCTGCCCGACTACGACTACATCGTGATCGACTGCCAGCCCTCGCTCGGCCTGCTCACCGTCAACGCGCTGACGGCCGCGCACAAGGTGATCGTGCCGCTGGAGTGCGAGTTCTTCGCGCTGCGCGGTGTGGCCCTGCTGACCGAGACCATCGAGAAGGTCCAGGAGCGGCTCAACCCCGAGCTGGAACTGGACGGCATCCTCGCCACGATGTACGACTCGCGCACGGTCCACAGCCGCGAGGTCCTGGCCCGTGTGGTCGAGGCGTTCGACGACCACGTCTACCACACGGTCATCGGCCGCACGGTCCGCTTCCCGGAGACCACGGTCGCCGGTGAGCCGATCACCACGTACGCCTCCAACTCCGTCGGTGCCGCCGCCTATCGCCAGCTCGCCAGGGAGGTGCTCGCCCGGTGTCACGCCGAGTGA
- the ald gene encoding alanine dehydrogenase, with the protein MIDVKVGIPREVKNNEFRVAITPAGVHELVRNGHQVVIERGAGLGSSITDSEYVSAGAEILETADEVWAAADLLLKVKEPIAEEYHRLRKDQILFTYLHLAASKECTDALIESGTTAIAYETVELPNRALPLLAPMSEVAGRLAPQVGAYHLMAPAGGRGVLPGGVPGVTPAKAVVIGGGVSGWNATQIAIGMGFEVTLLDRDINKLREADKIFGTKVKAIMSNTFELEKAVLDADLVIGAVLIPGAKAPKLVTNELVSRMKPGSVLVDIAIDQGGCFEDSRATTHAEPTFRVHDSVFYCVANMPGAVPNTSTNALTNATLPYIVSLANNGWVEALRRDAALAKGLNTHDGKVVYKEVAEAHGLEHVELESLLG; encoded by the coding sequence GTGATCGACGTGAAGGTCGGCATCCCCCGCGAGGTCAAGAACAACGAGTTCCGGGTGGCCATCACCCCCGCCGGTGTGCACGAGCTGGTGCGCAACGGCCACCAGGTCGTCATCGAGCGGGGTGCCGGCCTCGGCTCCTCGATCACGGACAGCGAGTACGTGTCCGCCGGCGCCGAGATCCTGGAGACCGCGGACGAGGTCTGGGCCGCCGCCGACCTGCTGCTGAAGGTCAAGGAGCCCATCGCCGAGGAGTACCACCGCCTCCGCAAGGACCAGATCCTCTTCACCTACCTGCACCTGGCCGCCTCCAAGGAGTGCACGGACGCGCTCATCGAGTCCGGCACCACGGCCATCGCCTACGAGACCGTCGAGCTGCCGAACCGCGCGCTGCCGCTGCTCGCCCCGATGTCCGAGGTCGCGGGCCGCCTGGCCCCGCAGGTCGGCGCCTACCACCTGATGGCCCCGGCCGGCGGCCGCGGTGTGCTGCCGGGCGGCGTCCCGGGCGTGACCCCGGCCAAGGCCGTCGTCATCGGCGGCGGTGTCTCCGGCTGGAACGCCACCCAGATCGCCATCGGCATGGGCTTCGAGGTCACCCTGCTGGACCGCGACATCAACAAGCTGCGCGAGGCCGACAAGATCTTCGGTACGAAGGTCAAGGCGATCATGTCCAACACCTTCGAGCTGGAGAAGGCCGTCCTCGACGCCGACCTCGTCATCGGTGCCGTCCTGATCCCGGGCGCCAAGGCTCCCAAGCTGGTCACCAACGAGCTGGTGTCCCGCATGAAGCCCGGAAGTGTTCTTGTCGACATCGCGATCGACCAGGGCGGCTGCTTCGAGGACTCGCGTGCCACCACGCACGCCGAGCCGACCTTCCGGGTCCACGACTCGGTCTTCTACTGCGTCGCCAACATGCCGGGCGCGGTGCCGAACACCTCCACCAACGCCCTCACCAACGCCACGCTGCCGTACATCGTCTCGCTGGCCAACAATGGCTGGGTCGAGGCGCTGCGCCGCGACGCCGCGCTCGCCAAGGGTCTCAACACCCATGACGGCAAGGTCGTTTACAAGGAGGTCGCCGAGGCCCACGGTCTGGAGCACGTGGAGCTGGAGTCCCTGCTCGGCTGA
- a CDS encoding tetratricopeptide repeat protein, with the protein MTEQAVDTGTSRLPASAAVRDHFLGRTRELKELRADIERAGLDTLSGRKVPRARVLLIAGRPGSGRTALAEELVRRVAERYPDGVLRARLSEPDGTPVPIERAARELLAALEVRAPAGAGEDDLTEALRAALAERRALLLLDDAAGAEQVDALLPDAPDCLVVAVSDGPLTGIADVRPCTLGGLDTKSAVEFLARYAGSVRITVDPRSAESLAEACQGHPAALTLAGGWLSSRPQAAVSDLAKRMHTDPEAGAESVDGSPLARVFRLVYDQLPGPAARILRLLCLAPAGLIDPHTASALAGCSVEAARASLDDLVTLGLLRTVDSPLPEYDVPGCLHPLLRSRAESQERPAELQLARARMLERTVRLLQSCRAITETDSPQAREKLQETPPALRFPTPRAAAEWLRVRRPALLAAVRLAVADGELDTLARRLMSQLVRAMAAHFGTQAAASDLYGVHSLVLDVAERRGLHREKAAALLNLGDLDAQTGRTQAALARYRAALDAARAANDPYATRRAMESVGGAHQELGDYDRAADWFGRALGERLARGERAEAARLYGRIATAHTYAGRYGEALRNWRAAAAGYRKNDDVAAHARALSEVARVQEYAGRPEESLRTCQEAVEWARRADDVRLQAALRLRLADTLDRLGDPTAAHLHRAMAERMLREEEPEDGSTSEDDADACEIRSASSQD; encoded by the coding sequence GTGACGGAACAGGCGGTGGACACAGGCACCTCGCGGCTGCCGGCATCTGCGGCCGTGCGGGACCATTTCCTGGGCCGTACACGGGAGTTGAAAGAGCTGCGTGCCGACATCGAGCGCGCGGGCCTGGACACCCTCTCCGGCCGGAAAGTCCCCCGCGCGCGCGTGCTCCTCATCGCGGGCCGCCCCGGCTCCGGCCGGACCGCCCTCGCCGAGGAACTCGTGCGCCGGGTCGCCGAGCGTTACCCCGACGGAGTGCTGCGGGCCCGGCTCAGCGAGCCCGACGGCACCCCGGTGCCGATCGAACGCGCCGCCCGCGAGCTGCTCGCCGCGCTGGAGGTACGGGCCCCCGCCGGAGCCGGCGAGGACGACCTGACCGAGGCGCTGCGCGCGGCCCTCGCCGAGCGGCGCGCGCTGCTCCTGCTGGACGACGCGGCAGGGGCCGAGCAGGTCGACGCGCTGCTGCCGGACGCCCCCGACTGCCTGGTGGTCGCCGTCTCGGACGGCCCGCTCACCGGCATCGCCGACGTCCGCCCCTGCACCCTGGGGGGCCTGGACACCAAGTCGGCGGTGGAATTCCTGGCCCGCTACGCGGGCTCCGTCCGCATCACGGTCGACCCGCGCTCCGCCGAGAGCCTGGCCGAGGCCTGCCAGGGCCACCCGGCCGCGCTCACCCTGGCCGGCGGCTGGCTCAGCTCCCGGCCCCAGGCGGCCGTGTCCGACCTCGCCAAGCGGATGCACACGGACCCCGAAGCGGGCGCCGAGAGCGTCGACGGCAGCCCCCTCGCCCGTGTCTTCCGGCTCGTCTACGACCAGCTGCCCGGCCCCGCCGCCCGGATACTGCGACTGCTCTGTCTCGCCCCGGCCGGCCTGATCGACCCGCACACCGCCTCGGCCCTGGCCGGCTGCTCGGTGGAAGCCGCCCGCGCCTCTCTCGACGACTTGGTCACCCTCGGCCTGCTGCGCACCGTGGACTCCCCGCTGCCCGAGTACGACGTCCCCGGCTGTCTGCACCCGCTGCTGCGCTCCCGGGCCGAGAGCCAGGAGCGCCCGGCCGAGCTGCAGCTGGCCCGCGCCCGCATGCTGGAGCGGACCGTACGGCTGCTGCAGTCGTGCCGGGCGATCACCGAGACGGACAGCCCGCAGGCCCGGGAGAAGCTGCAGGAGACGCCCCCGGCGCTCCGCTTCCCCACCCCGCGCGCGGCCGCCGAGTGGCTGCGCGTGCGCAGGCCCGCGCTGCTGGCCGCCGTCCGTCTGGCCGTGGCCGACGGGGAGTTGGACACCCTCGCCCGCCGGCTGATGTCCCAGCTGGTCAGGGCCATGGCGGCGCACTTCGGCACCCAGGCGGCCGCCTCTGACCTGTACGGCGTGCACAGCCTCGTCCTGGACGTCGCCGAGCGGCGCGGGCTGCACCGGGAGAAGGCCGCGGCCCTGCTGAACCTGGGCGATCTGGACGCGCAGACCGGCCGTACCCAGGCCGCGCTGGCCCGCTACCGGGCCGCCCTGGACGCCGCACGCGCGGCGAACGACCCGTACGCGACCCGCCGCGCGATGGAATCCGTAGGCGGCGCCCACCAGGAGCTGGGGGACTACGACCGGGCCGCCGACTGGTTCGGCCGGGCCCTCGGTGAGCGGCTGGCGCGGGGCGAGCGCGCGGAGGCCGCCCGGCTGTACGGCCGGATCGCCACCGCGCACACCTACGCGGGCCGCTACGGCGAGGCGCTCAGGAACTGGCGGGCGGCCGCCGCCGGGTACCGCAAGAACGATGATGTCGCCGCCCACGCGCGGGCGTTGAGCGAGGTGGCCCGGGTCCAGGAGTACGCGGGACGGCCCGAGGAATCGCTGCGCACCTGCCAGGAGGCGGTGGAGTGGGCACGGCGCGCCGACGACGTCCGGCTGCAGGCCGCGCTGCGGCTCCGGCTCGCCGACACCCTGGACCGGCTCGGCGACCCCACGGCCGCCCACCTGCACCGCGCGATGGCCGAGCGCATGCTGCGCGAGGAGGAGCCCGAAGACGGGTCCACCTCGGAAGATGACGCTGACGCCTGCGAAATCCGTAGTGCATCCAGCCAAGATTGA
- a CDS encoding NUDIX domain-containing protein — protein sequence MTIKDTPEEWEIRSTETPFTGNKTSVRTDEVVMPDGSVVRRDYQVHPGSVAVLALDEEDRVLLINQYRHPVRHKLWEIPAGLLDVPGENPLHAAQRELYEEAHVKAEDWRVLTDVYTTPGGCDEAVRIFLARDLAEAEGERFEAEHEETDMEYARVPVDELVRRVLAGDVHNNCLVVGVLSLVAARGADGLDALRPADAPWPARPFAS from the coding sequence ATGACGATCAAGGACACCCCCGAGGAGTGGGAGATCCGCTCGACGGAGACGCCCTTCACGGGCAACAAGACCTCCGTCCGCACGGACGAGGTGGTCATGCCCGACGGCTCGGTGGTCCGCCGCGACTACCAGGTGCACCCGGGCTCGGTCGCCGTCCTCGCCCTGGACGAGGAGGACCGGGTCCTGCTCATCAACCAGTACCGCCACCCGGTGCGGCACAAGCTGTGGGAGATCCCGGCCGGCCTGCTCGACGTGCCGGGCGAGAACCCGCTGCACGCCGCCCAGCGCGAGCTGTACGAGGAGGCGCACGTCAAGGCCGAGGACTGGCGGGTGCTGACCGACGTGTACACCACCCCCGGCGGCTGCGACGAGGCCGTGCGGATCTTCCTCGCCCGCGATCTGGCCGAGGCGGAGGGGGAGCGCTTCGAGGCGGAGCACGAGGAGACCGACATGGAGTACGCGCGCGTGCCGGTCGACGAGCTGGTGCGCCGGGTGCTCGCCGGTGACGTGCACAACAACTGCCTCGTCGTGGGCGTCCTCTCCCTGGTCGCCGCGCGCGGCGCGGACGGGCTGGACGCCCTGCGCCCGGCCGACGCGCCGTGGCCCGCGCGTCCGTTCGCGTCCTGA
- a CDS encoding CTP synthase: protein MTPKSTTTKHIFVTGGVASSLGKGLTASSLGMLLKARGLRVVMQKLDPYLNVDPGTMNPFQHGEVFVTNDGAETDLDIGHYERFLDRDLDGSANVTTGQVYSTVIAKERRGEYLGDTVQVIPHITNEIKHRIRRMATDEVDVVITEVGGTVGDIESLPFLETVRQVRHEVGRDNVFVVHISLLPYIGPSGELKTKPTQHSVAALRNIGIQPDAIVLRCDREVPTAIKRKISLMCDVDEAAVVACPDARSIYDIPKVVHTEGLDAYVVRKLDLPFRDVDWTTWDDLLDRVHNPDHEITLALVGKYIDLPDAYLSVTEALRAGGFANKARVKIKWVTSDDCKTPAGAKAQLGDVDGICIPGGFGDRGVLGKVGAIRFARENKIPLLGLCLGLQCIVIEAARNLADIPDANSTEFDPATGHPVISTMAEQMDIVAGEGDMGGTMRLGMYPAKLAEGSIVREVYDGKEYIEERHRHRYEVNNAYRAELEKKAGILFSGTSPDGKLVEYVEYPRDVHPYLVATQAHPELRSRPTRPHPLFAGLVKAAVERKISK, encoded by the coding sequence ATGACGCCCAAATCCACGACGACCAAGCACATCTTCGTCACCGGGGGTGTCGCCTCCTCGCTCGGCAAGGGCCTCACCGCCTCCAGCCTGGGCATGCTGCTCAAGGCCCGCGGTCTGCGCGTCGTGATGCAGAAGCTCGACCCGTACCTGAACGTCGACCCGGGCACGATGAACCCCTTCCAGCACGGTGAGGTGTTCGTCACCAACGACGGCGCCGAGACCGACCTGGACATCGGCCACTACGAGCGCTTCCTCGACCGCGACCTGGACGGCTCCGCCAACGTCACCACCGGTCAGGTCTACTCGACGGTGATCGCCAAGGAGCGGCGCGGCGAGTACCTGGGCGACACGGTCCAGGTCATCCCGCACATCACCAACGAGATCAAGCACCGCATCCGGCGCATGGCCACCGACGAGGTGGACGTCGTCATCACCGAGGTCGGCGGCACCGTCGGCGACATCGAGTCGCTGCCGTTCCTGGAGACCGTCCGCCAGGTCCGCCACGAGGTCGGCCGGGACAACGTCTTCGTCGTGCACATCTCGCTGCTGCCCTACATCGGCCCCTCCGGCGAGCTGAAGACCAAGCCGACCCAGCACTCCGTCGCCGCGCTGCGCAACATCGGTATCCAGCCCGACGCGATCGTGCTGCGCTGCGACCGCGAGGTGCCGACCGCGATCAAGCGCAAGATCTCGCTGATGTGCGACGTGGACGAGGCCGCCGTCGTGGCCTGCCCCGACGCCCGCTCGATCTACGACATCCCGAAGGTCGTGCACACCGAGGGCCTGGACGCCTATGTCGTCCGCAAGCTCGACCTGCCCTTCCGGGACGTGGACTGGACGACCTGGGACGACCTGCTCGACCGCGTCCACAACCCCGACCACGAGATCACCCTCGCCCTGGTCGGCAAGTACATCGACCTGCCCGACGCGTACCTGTCGGTCACCGAGGCGCTGCGCGCGGGCGGCTTCGCCAACAAGGCCCGCGTCAAGATCAAGTGGGTCACCTCGGACGACTGCAAGACCCCGGCGGGCGCCAAGGCGCAGCTCGGCGACGTCGACGGCATCTGCATCCCGGGCGGCTTCGGCGACCGCGGTGTGCTCGGCAAGGTCGGTGCCATCCGCTTCGCCCGCGAGAACAAGATCCCGCTGCTCGGCCTCTGCCTGGGCCTGCAGTGCATCGTGATCGAGGCCGCCCGGAACCTGGCCGACATCCCGGACGCCAACTCCACCGAGTTCGACCCGGCCACCGGCCACCCGGTCATCTCCACCATGGCCGAGCAGATGGACATCGTCGCCGGCGAGGGCGACATGGGCGGCACCATGCGGCTCGGCATGTACCCGGCCAAGCTGGCCGAGGGCTCCATCGTGCGCGAGGTCTACGACGGCAAGGAGTACATCGAGGAGCGGCACCGCCACCGCTACGAGGTCAACAACGCCTACCGCGCCGAGCTGGAGAAGAAGGCGGGCATCCTGTTCTCCGGGACGTCGCCCGACGGCAAGCTCGTGGAGTACGTCGAGTACCCCCGTGACGTGCACCCTTACCTGGTCGCCACGCAGGCGCACCCCGAGCTGCGCTCGCGGCCGACGCGTCCGCACCCGCTCTTCGCGGGCCTGGTGAAGGCCGCCGTCGAGCGGAAGATCTCGAAGTAA
- a CDS encoding glycoside hydrolase family 15 protein — protein sequence MAGRIEDYALIGDMQTAALVCRDGTVDWLCLPRFDSHAIFAGLLGTEEHGFWRLGPAHAADSQPPRAARRTYRGDSLILESEWDTPRGTVRVTDFMPPRDGAPQLIRIVEGVTGRVPMRSALRMRFSYGRVVPWVHKHEGRTVAVAGPDSVWFDTEAETYGKSLTTYADFTVAPGDRIAFTISWQPSHKEPPPLPEPEQSLEATEEFWRDWVEHCTYHGPYREAVIRSLITLKALTYAPTGGIVAAPTTSLPEDIGGVRNWDYRYTWLRDAAITLSSLLRTGYREEARAWREWLLRAVAGDPENLQIMYGIAGERELGEAELDWLPGYEASAPVRVGNGAAHQLQLDVYGEVTEALHLAHMTGLARNDYASLLQLKLIRYLEDHWQEPDEGIWEVRGPRRHFVHSKVMAWVAVDRTIKLIESGDADGPLERWKELRDDIHRDVCEKGYDQERNTFTQSYGSRELDASLLLIPQMGFLPPDDKRVIGTIEAIQRELSTTDGFILRYPTEGEDEGVDGLPGDEGAFLACSFWMADDLAMIGRVDEARKLFEKLLGLRNDLGLLAEEWDPRLQRQVGNFPQAFSHVPLIDTALRLTASGAYGG from the coding sequence GTGGCCGGGCGCATCGAAGATTACGCACTCATCGGAGACATGCAGACCGCTGCGCTGGTCTGCCGGGACGGCACAGTGGACTGGCTGTGTCTGCCCCGCTTCGACTCGCATGCCATCTTCGCCGGCCTGCTGGGCACCGAGGAGCACGGCTTCTGGCGGCTCGGCCCGGCGCACGCCGCCGATTCGCAGCCGCCCAGGGCCGCCCGGCGGACCTACCGGGGCGACTCGCTGATCCTGGAGTCGGAGTGGGACACCCCGCGCGGCACCGTGCGGGTGACCGATTTCATGCCCCCGCGTGACGGCGCCCCGCAGCTCATCCGGATCGTGGAGGGCGTCACCGGCCGGGTGCCGATGCGCTCGGCCCTGCGGATGCGGTTCTCCTACGGCCGGGTGGTGCCCTGGGTGCACAAGCACGAGGGCCGGACGGTGGCGGTGGCGGGGCCGGATTCCGTGTGGTTCGACACGGAGGCCGAGACCTACGGCAAGTCACTGACGACCTACGCCGACTTCACGGTCGCCCCCGGCGACCGGATCGCGTTCACGATCTCGTGGCAGCCCTCGCACAAGGAGCCGCCGCCGCTGCCGGAGCCGGAGCAGTCGCTGGAGGCGACGGAGGAGTTCTGGCGCGACTGGGTGGAGCACTGTACGTACCACGGTCCGTACCGCGAAGCGGTGATCCGCTCGCTGATCACCCTGAAGGCGCTGACGTACGCGCCGACCGGCGGCATCGTCGCCGCTCCCACCACCTCCCTGCCCGAGGACATCGGGGGCGTGCGCAACTGGGACTACCGCTACACCTGGCTGCGGGACGCGGCGATCACCCTGTCCTCGCTGCTGCGCACCGGCTACCGCGAGGAGGCCCGCGCCTGGCGCGAGTGGCTGCTGCGCGCGGTCGCCGGCGACCCGGAGAACCTGCAGATCATGTACGGCATCGCCGGTGAGCGCGAGCTGGGCGAGGCCGAGCTGGACTGGCTGCCGGGCTACGAGGCCTCCGCCCCGGTCCGGGTCGGCAACGGCGCCGCGCACCAGCTCCAGCTGGATGTGTACGGCGAGGTCACCGAGGCTCTGCACCTGGCGCACATGACGGGCCTGGCCCGCAACGACTACGCCTCCCTGCTCCAGCTGAAGCTGATCCGCTACCTGGAGGACCACTGGCAGGAGCCGGACGAGGGCATCTGGGAGGTGCGCGGCCCGCGCCGGCACTTCGTGCACTCGAAGGTGATGGCCTGGGTCGCGGTGGACCGCACCATCAAGCTGATCGAGTCCGGGGACGCGGACGGCCCGCTGGAGCGCTGGAAGGAGCTGCGCGACGACATTCACCGGGACGTCTGCGAGAAGGGCTACGACCAGGAGCGCAACACGTTCACCCAGTCCTACGGCTCCAGGGAGCTGGACGCCTCGCTGCTGCTGATTCCGCAGATGGGCTTCCTGCCGCCGGACGACAAGCGGGTGATCGGCACCATCGAGGCGATCCAGCGCGAGCTGTCCACCACGGACGGGTTCATCCTGCGCTACCCGACGGAGGGCGAGGACGAGGGCGTCGACGGCCTGCCGGGCGACGAGGGCGCCTTCCTGGCCTGCTCGTTCTGGATGGCGGACGACCTGGCGATGATCGGCCGGGTGGACGAGGCCCGCAAGCTGTTCGAGAAGCTCCTCGGGCTGCGCAACGACCTCGGCCTGCTCGCCGAGGAGTGGGACCCGCGCCTGCAGCGCCAGGTCGGCAACTTCCCGCAGGCCTTCAGCCACGTCCCGCTGATCGACACCGCACTGCGGCTGACGGCTTCGGGGGCGTACGGCGGCTGA
- a CDS encoding FAD-binding oxidoreductase, with amino-acid sequence MVRSKAGTALAALREDLSGQAFTPGDPGYDQARTAFTKLPDRRPAVIARCADEADVMRAVRFGRELDLRIAVRGGGHGLAGALVDGALVVDLRRMRRVTVDPVAATVRAEGGATVGDVGRATRRWGRTAGGTRSPAIGVGGFVLGGGIGLLDRSIGLAVDNLLGVELVTAGSERVRAGAQKHAELFWALHGGGGNFGVATALTLRLRLLPRVCPALLLCRPRSGPAVIRAFREVVRTGPDRVSGAVTQVTAGLPMYAVLLTYAGDEADLRRLAAPLLALPHEAEVWGAEAYRLLDSPSGMRAHWSAECLTGLPDELVDVFCARTEARPVPAWSRHLLFPLGGAVAAGPAGYPVPYRDAAWVVHPFACWPDPADDERAVAWVRDACADVRPWSTGAVCLGLVGDEGPERVRAGLGAGNLLRLEKVKRAYDPDNVFRFNHNIRPV; translated from the coding sequence ATGGTCCGTTCCAAGGCGGGCACGGCTCTCGCGGCACTGCGCGAGGACCTGTCCGGCCAGGCGTTCACCCCCGGGGATCCGGGCTACGACCAGGCCCGCACCGCCTTCACCAAGCTGCCCGACCGGCGGCCTGCCGTCATCGCGCGGTGCGCGGACGAGGCCGATGTGATGCGGGCCGTGCGCTTCGGGAGGGAACTGGACCTGCGGATCGCGGTGCGCGGCGGCGGCCACGGTCTGGCCGGTGCCCTGGTCGACGGGGCACTCGTGGTGGACCTGCGCCGGATGCGGCGGGTGACCGTCGACCCGGTGGCCGCGACCGTACGCGCCGAGGGCGGTGCCACGGTCGGCGATGTGGGCCGGGCCACGCGGCGCTGGGGCCGCACCGCGGGCGGGACGCGCAGTCCTGCCATCGGTGTGGGCGGCTTCGTACTGGGCGGGGGCATCGGCCTCCTCGACCGGAGCATCGGCCTCGCCGTCGACAACCTGCTGGGCGTGGAACTCGTGACCGCCGGTTCCGAGCGGGTACGGGCCGGGGCCCAGAAGCACGCCGAGCTGTTCTGGGCACTGCACGGCGGCGGCGGCAACTTCGGCGTCGCCACGGCCCTCACCCTGAGGCTGCGCCTGCTGCCGCGTGTCTGCCCGGCGCTGCTGCTGTGCCGGCCCCGGTCCGGCCCCGCCGTGATCCGGGCCTTCCGCGAGGTCGTCCGCACCGGCCCCGACCGGGTGAGCGGCGCCGTCACCCAGGTGACCGCGGGCCTGCCGATGTACGCCGTCCTGCTCACCTACGCCGGGGACGAGGCGGATCTGCGCAGGCTGGCCGCGCCGCTGCTGGCGCTGCCGCACGAGGCCGAGGTGTGGGGTGCCGAGGCGTACCGTCTGCTGGATTCGCCGTCCGGCATGCGTGCCCACTGGTCGGCGGAGTGCCTGACCGGTCTGCCGGACGAGCTGGTGGACGTCTTCTGCGCCCGCACCGAGGCCCGACCGGTGCCGGCCTGGTCGCGGCATCTGCTCTTCCCGCTCGGCGGTGCGGTCGCCGCCGGGCCCGCCGGGTATCCGGTGCCGTACCGGGACGCGGCCTGGGTGGTGCATCCCTTCGCCTGCTGGCCGGACCCGGCCGACGACGAGCGGGCCGTCGCCTGGGTGCGGGACGCCTGTGCCGACGTCCGGCCCTGGAGCACGGGCGCCGTCTGTCTCGGTCTCGTCGGCGACGAAGGCCCCGAGCGCGTCCGCGCGGGTCTGGGCGCCGGGAACCTGCTGCGGCTGGAGAAGGTGAAGCGGGCCTACGACCCCGACAACGTGTTCCGCTTCAACCACAACATCCGGCCCGTGTAG